The Paenibacillus sp. FSL R7-0345 DNA segment GCCCATCTGCTGCTGTCCCAGCCGGCTGTGCAGGGCGGTTCCGGCATCTGGGTTGTTGAACGCTGGAAAGACGGCAACGGTTATGAGTATTACGAGACTCCGGATACTTCTCAGCCGTCCGCAGAGTACTTTGCAGGACTACAGGAGGAAGCAGACCAGGGGCACCAGACAGCTGAACTGCTGGACCCAGCGCAGGCAGCGGCCGCATTTATACAGAATGAGCTTGGCTGGAACCTTACCAAGGAGCAGATTGAACTGCAGTTTCCCGCAACAGCTGCAGATTTCACTATATCCCCTGTAAGTAAGCTGCTGGGCTATGTTAGCGGGATGACTCTGACGGAGCCCGGGTTTAAGTTCGATAATGTAGAGTGGCTGACAGATGATGAAGATCCGGCCCGGCTGCAGAGGCTGGGTATTGATCCGGAACGTGATATGCCGGGAGGCTTCTACATCCTGAATAAGCTTGCCGTTAACGATCCGCTGGAGCTGTCGGAAGAAGCGGAGTTTGCTATTATAGACGGCGCTGTACCGAAAACAGTCAGCAAAGCTGAATTTGTAGCGCGGCTGGAATTAATGGCCGGGTCCGGGATGCTGTGCACCGTTACAACACAGGACGGCAAAGTCCTCGGGATAGCAGAGAGGTATCTGCCATAATGTAAAAAGCCGGTCCACCGGCTGGAGATCAAACAGTTTCTGAAGCTGAGCCAGCTGTTCCGGCAAACCTTCCTGGCCGATTAATTGTTCTGCTGCGCTTCTGCCGCGAGCATCAGCTGATAGATTTTGCGGGTCGTGTTCACATTGCGGACGGTCATCAGCTTGTAGACACTGCTGCCGATAAGCTTGGCCATCGCGCTTTTGATAACATTCTCGCGTTCTACGGAATACAAAACGGCCCCTTGAACGTAGAGAAGGGTGCCGATTCCCGGCTTCAGCGGCAGCTTGTCCAGCACGGATTCGTCGTCTGCTTCATCCCACAGGAACATGACATCGCTTCTGAACATGTCGCCGTTGCTCCAGGAGTCGGGAAGGGCTTCCATGACTGTGCGGATTTCCGGCAGACTGCGGATTAATACTTTGATGCTCAGGCCGAAATCTTTTAAAATGGCTTGTTCGAGAATCTCCGGAAGCTGCTCTTGCGGATGATCAGCGGAGGAAAAGATAATATTTCCGGAATTAATATAAGTTGTCACGGAGGTCATTCCGGCCTGTTCAAACGTCTGCTTAAGCAGCTTCATGCTGATAATATTGTTTCCGCCGACGTTAATGCCTCTGAGTAGTGCAACATAGATCATCTGGATCCCTGCTTCCTGTAATCTTGACTTTTCCATGTCCGTAAACTTTACAAACAGTAGCTTAGTCGATATACTTTAAATATAACATTTCAGGGTGCAGAACAACAGAAAGGGGCTTACGCCAGTAGGCTCCTTTTGTATTTCTAACCCAATTCAAACAGGAGGGCGAAGGTCATTCACAAGGAAAAGATTATGGTATGTGTTCATTATGGTCCGCATGGAGAGCGTTTAATCCGGCGCGGGGTCCAGCTGTCAGAGCTCATCGGTGCGCCGCTGTATGTGCTCAATGTCGACAGTTCGGACAGTGATGAATATAACCAGAGCAAAGAAATGTTTATGGCTGTCTGGAAACGCTTAGCTGAGGAAGCCGGGGCTGAATTTATGGTCCGCAAACGGCGGGGTCGTAAGACAACAGATGTTATCGTCGAAGCAGCTGAAGAAAAAGAAGTAACCCAGATCATTATCGGGCAGTCCGCGCAGACCCTGTGGCAGGAGCTGACCAAACGCAACTTTGTCAATGAGCTGATCAGCAAGATGAAGATGATGGATCTGCATGTCGTGGCTGTACAGCGGATGCGCGCAGGCCTTGAAGAGACGCATGAAGAAGGCGTGGTCTCCTATCTGGTGCAAAGCGGCGGCGTCTACCAGCTCAGTGATGAGCCGGAAGGAACCGATTTCATCAAGGGGAAATTTTTCCACGAGCTGCACACCGAATTTGAGAATGGCTTGTTCAGAATTGAGCAAGATGGTAAGGCGAGATACTTGCATATCTGCGAGGGGATTTTGACCGACCCGCTGTAGCCGGTCTTGTCTTCTGGGAGTAAGTTCCAATGTTCACAACTTAAAAATACAGGGTGGAAAAGGAGGCTTGCCTTTGCTTCATATAACTGTTCTTGTTCCGTTTCTGCTGGCCCTAATGATAGCACTTCTACGCGGAAAGCTGCCCCGGCTCCATAGAGGGTGGCTGGTGCTTGCCGGGCCGCTGGCGTTATTCGTTTATTTTTTGACCCGCATACCGGTCATAAAGGGAGGGGATTCCGGATATGAGACTGTATCATGGATTCCGTCACTTGGCATTGATCTGGTGTTCCACCTGGATGGATTAAGTTTGCTGTTCACATTGCTGATTACAGGGATGGGGACACTTGTTATCATCTACTCTATTTACTATCTGGACAAACGCAAGGAAGAGCTTACCCCGTTTTATGTATATCTGCTGTTATTTATGGGAGCCATGCTGGGAGTAGTATTATCAGATAATCTGATGGTGCTGTACGGCTTCTGGGAGCTGACCAGTGTATCCTCATTCCTCCTGATTGCTTTTTGGCACCGCAGACAGAAATCGCGGTATGGTGCGCTCAAGTCCATGCTGATTACTGTCTTCGGCGGTCTGGCGATGTTCGCAGGTTTCCTGATGCTGTATGTAATGACCGGAACATTCAGCATCCGTGAAATCTGGAGCCAGGCCGGTGATATCAGCGGACAACCGCTGTTTATTCCTGCGATGCT contains these protein-coding regions:
- a CDS encoding DUF1697 domain-containing protein; amino-acid sequence: MIYVALLRGINVGGNNIISMKLLKQTFEQAGMTSVTTYINSGNIIFSSADHPQEQLPEILEQAILKDFGLSIKVLIRSLPEIRTVMEALPDSWSNGDMFRSDVMFLWDEADDESVLDKLPLKPGIGTLLYVQGAVLYSVERENVIKSAMAKLIGSSVYKLMTVRNVNTTRKIYQLMLAAEAQQNN